A window from Bubalus kerabau isolate K-KA32 ecotype Philippines breed swamp buffalo chromosome 5, PCC_UOA_SB_1v2, whole genome shotgun sequence encodes these proteins:
- the LZIC gene encoding protein LZIC, translated as MASRGKTETSKLKQNLEEQLDRLMQQLQDLEECREELDTDEYEETKKETLEQLSEFNDSLKKIMSGNMTLVDELSGMQLAIQAAISQAFKTPEVIRLFAKKQPGQLRTRLAEMDRDLMVGKLERDLYTQQKVEILTALRKLGEKLTADDENFLSANAGAILSQFEKVSTDLGSGDKVLALASFEVEKTKK; from the exons ATGGCTTCCAGAGGAAAGACAGAGACAAGCAAATTAAAGCAGAATTTAGAAGAACAGTTGGATAGACTAATGCAGCAATTACAAGACCTGGAGGAATGCAG AGAGGAACTTGATACAGATGAATATGAAGAAACCAAAAAGGAAACTCTGGAGCAACTAAGTGAATTTAATGATTCACTGAAGAAAATTATGTCTGGAAATATGACTTTGGTCGATGAATTAAGTGGAATGCAACTG GCTATCCAGGCAGCTATCAGCCAGGCCTTTAAAACCCCAGAGGTCATCAGGTTATTTGCAAAGAAACAACCAGGTCAGCTTCGGACAAGGTTAGCAGAG ATGGATAGAGATCTCATGGTAGGAAAGCTGGAAAGAGACCTGTATACTCAACAGAAAGTGGAGATACTTACAGCTCTCAGGAAACTTGGAGAGAAG cTGACTGCAGATGATGAGAACTTCTTGTCAGCAAACGCAGGTGCTATTCTCAGCCAATTTGAGAAAGTCTCTACAGACCTTG GCTCTGGTGACAAAGTTCTTGCTCTGGCAAGTTTTGAGGTTGAAAAAACGAAAAAATGA